From a single Oceanobacillus kimchii X50 genomic region:
- the radA gene encoding DNA repair protein RadA, translating to MAKRKTKFVCQECGYESAKWMGKCPACHQWNTMVEEIDPASVKGRTGYATSTTSAGAGKPEKITAIESKKEPRITTNMKEFNRVLGGGIVLGSLVLIGGDPGIGKSTLLLQISSQLAEKDMSVLYVSGEESTRQTKLRADRLDIATDQLYVLSETNLYDISKQVEEVKPSFVVIDSIQTIFKEEVTSAPGSVSQVRECTMELMKIAKSNGIPIFIVGHVTKEGSIAGPRLLEHMVDAVLYFEGERHHTYRILRGVKNRFGSTNEMGIFEMKEEGLREVMNPSEIFLEERSEGAAGSTVVASMEGTRTVLVEIQALISPTSFGNPRRTATGIDHNRVPLLMAVLEKRVGLMLQNQDAYIKVAGGVKLDEPAIDLALAVSIASSFRNQPTNPNDIFVGEVGLTGEIRRVSRIEQRVQEAAKLGFKRVICPKNNLDGWNYPSGIDVIGVSSVQEALDIGLRH from the coding sequence TTGGCAAAACGAAAAACAAAGTTTGTATGTCAGGAATGTGGATATGAATCAGCTAAATGGATGGGAAAATGTCCGGCTTGTCATCAATGGAATACCATGGTGGAGGAAATAGATCCAGCTTCGGTTAAAGGTCGGACAGGCTATGCTACTAGTACGACATCTGCAGGTGCAGGTAAGCCTGAAAAAATCACAGCGATTGAATCGAAGAAAGAACCTAGAATTACTACGAACATGAAAGAGTTCAACAGAGTGCTAGGTGGCGGAATTGTACTAGGTTCACTTGTTTTAATTGGAGGAGATCCGGGTATTGGTAAGTCAACCTTATTACTCCAAATATCCTCTCAATTAGCAGAAAAAGATATGTCAGTACTTTATGTTTCTGGAGAGGAATCAACTCGTCAAACAAAATTACGTGCAGATCGACTCGATATTGCAACAGATCAGTTGTATGTTTTATCAGAAACCAATTTATATGATATTAGTAAACAGGTAGAAGAAGTAAAACCGTCCTTTGTAGTAATCGATTCGATACAAACCATATTTAAAGAAGAAGTAACGAGTGCTCCAGGAAGTGTTTCTCAAGTACGTGAATGTACAATGGAGCTAATGAAAATAGCAAAATCAAATGGAATACCTATTTTTATTGTTGGTCATGTAACAAAAGAAGGTTCCATTGCTGGTCCTCGATTATTAGAACATATGGTAGATGCTGTTCTATATTTTGAAGGCGAGCGTCATCACACATATCGTATATTACGAGGAGTAAAGAACCGTTTTGGTAGTACGAATGAAATGGGAATATTTGAGATGAAAGAAGAGGGATTACGAGAAGTAATGAATCCGTCTGAGATATTTCTAGAAGAACGATCAGAAGGGGCAGCTGGGTCGACAGTTGTAGCATCGATGGAAGGAACGAGAACGGTATTGGTAGAAATTCAAGCATTAATTTCTCCCACTAGCTTTGGAAATCCTCGTCGTACTGCAACAGGAATAGACCATAATCGTGTACCGTTGTTAATGGCCGTTTTAGAAAAACGTGTCGGTTTGATGCTTCAAAATCAAGACGCATATATAAAAGTTGCTGGCGGCGTAAAGTTAGATGAGCCAGCTATTGATCTAGCATTAGCTGTAAGTATCGCTTCTAGCTTTCGAAATCAACCAACGAATCCGAATGATATTTTTGTAGGTGAAGTAGGTTTAACTGGTGAGATTAGAAGGGTTTCTCGAATTGAGCAACGTGTACAAGAAGCGGCGAAATTAGGTTTTAAACGCGTAATATGTCCAAAAAATAATTTGGATGGTTGGAATTATCCTAGTGGAATTGATGTCATTGGTGTATCAAGTGTACAAGAGGCTTTAGATATTGGATTACGTCATTAA
- a CDS encoding PIN/TRAM domain-containing protein — translation MLKKIVHLFFIILGGTVGYLYIPEIFSLLNVTDPAWLNSPILGMIIGAIIFFILSYLLVDYIAGFLRWVEDALIKLPAMDLFFGSIGLIVGLVIAYFINIPLQDTGIHILSQVLPFFIMITFGYLGFQVGFRRREEFGNLMRANKKGRRIPEENAAPADKPKAKILDTSVIIDGRIADICQTNFLEGTIVIPQFVLGELQHIADSSDTLKRNRGRRGLDILNRIQKELPINVEIYEGDFEDIQEVDSKLIKLAKVINGIVVTNDFNLNKVCDFQGVNVLNINDLANAVKPVVLPGEELHVQVIKDGKEQNQGVAYLDDGTMIVVEEGRDYIGKNIEVVITSVLQTSAGRMIFAKPKLLEKAL, via the coding sequence GTGCTTAAAAAGATAGTTCATTTATTCTTTATTATATTAGGTGGTACCGTCGGGTATTTATATATACCGGAAATTTTTAGTTTGTTAAACGTAACAGATCCTGCATGGTTGAATTCGCCGATATTAGGTATGATTATTGGTGCTATTATATTCTTCATACTCTCCTACTTATTGGTTGATTATATTGCAGGTTTCTTACGCTGGGTTGAGGATGCGCTTATTAAACTCCCAGCGATGGATTTATTTTTTGGAAGTATTGGTCTGATCGTAGGTTTAGTGATTGCGTATTTTATCAATATACCGCTTCAAGATACAGGAATTCATATCTTGTCACAGGTATTACCATTTTTCATTATGATTACCTTTGGATACTTAGGATTCCAAGTAGGCTTTCGAAGACGTGAAGAATTTGGCAATTTAATGCGGGCTAATAAAAAGGGACGTCGTATTCCAGAAGAAAATGCAGCACCGGCTGATAAACCAAAGGCGAAGATTTTAGATACAAGTGTAATTATTGATGGAAGAATTGCAGACATTTGTCAAACGAACTTTCTAGAAGGAACCATAGTCATTCCACAATTTGTTTTAGGAGAATTACAGCATATTGCTGATTCATCGGACACGTTAAAACGTAATCGTGGTCGTCGTGGATTGGATATCTTAAATCGTATTCAAAAGGAATTACCGATTAATGTGGAAATATATGAGGGAGACTTTGAGGATATCCAAGAGGTTGATAGTAAACTGATTAAATTAGCGAAAGTAATCAATGGTATTGTCGTGACGAACGATTTTAACTTGAATAAGGTTTGTGATTTTCAAGGAGTAAACGTTCTGAACATTAATGACCTAGCGAATGCGGTAAAACCAGTCGTATTACCTGGTGAAGAATTACATGTACAGGTTATTAAAGATGGGAAAGAGCAAAACCAAGGTGTTGCTTATTTAGATGATGGTACGATGATTGTCGTTGAAGAAGGCAGAGACTATATTGGAAAAAATATTGAAGTAGTTATTACGAGTGTTTTACAAACTTCTGCAGGTAGAATGATATTTGCAAAACCAAAATTACTTGAAAAAGCGCTCTAA
- the gltX gene encoding glutamate--tRNA ligase: MSQEVRVRYAPSPTGHLHIGNARTALFNYLYAKHFDGKFIIRTEDTDDKRNVEGGEESQLKYLKWLGLQWDEGADIGGEYGPYRQTERLDIYQRYLDELFAKNLAYKCYMTEDELEAEREEQRQNGQVPKYSGAHRDLTPEQIEQFEAEGRQPSIRFRVPENTTYTFNDLVRGPITFESSDFGDWVIVKKNGIPTYNFAVAIDDHLMKISDVLRGEEHISNTPKQMMIFDAFGWEAPRYGHMTLILNEERKKLSKRDEHILQFIEQYRNLGYLPEAMFNFISLLGWSPVGEEEMFTQAQLIEIFDPERLSTSAAIFDQHKLKWMNNEYIKAADLDRVIDLALPHLIKAGKLPEEMDEETRQWAENVISLYREQLRYGAEIVELTELFFQKELSYDEAAWEVLNGEQVPEVLQVFTDKLIHLESFDKDSIKAQFKATQKETGHRGKKLFMPIRVATTGQMHGPELPFAIELLGRDIILDRLDKLLKEMGA, encoded by the coding sequence ATGAGTCAAGAAGTTCGCGTGCGTTATGCTCCAAGTCCAACCGGACATTTGCATATTGGGAATGCACGAACTGCATTATTTAATTATTTATATGCAAAGCATTTTGATGGAAAGTTTATTATCCGTACGGAAGATACAGATGATAAAAGAAATGTTGAAGGTGGCGAAGAAAGCCAATTAAAATACTTAAAATGGTTAGGGCTCCAGTGGGATGAAGGTGCTGATATCGGTGGAGAGTACGGCCCTTATCGTCAAACGGAACGCCTTGATATTTATCAAAGATACCTTGATGAATTATTTGCGAAGAATTTAGCTTATAAATGCTATATGACAGAAGATGAATTAGAAGCAGAACGTGAAGAGCAACGCCAAAATGGACAAGTTCCAAAATATTCTGGAGCTCATCGAGATTTAACACCAGAACAGATCGAACAATTTGAAGCAGAAGGTCGTCAACCAAGTATTCGTTTCCGAGTTCCAGAGAACACTACGTATACATTTAATGATCTAGTGCGCGGACCGATTACATTCGAGTCAAGTGATTTTGGTGACTGGGTTATCGTGAAGAAGAATGGAATTCCAACCTATAATTTTGCAGTAGCGATTGATGATCATTTAATGAAAATCAGTGATGTTTTGCGTGGGGAAGAACATATCTCGAATACTCCGAAGCAAATGATGATATTTGATGCATTTGGTTGGGAAGCTCCACGTTATGGACATATGACACTTATCCTTAATGAAGAGCGAAAGAAATTAAGTAAGCGTGATGAACATATTCTCCAATTTATTGAGCAATATCGTAATCTTGGCTATTTACCTGAAGCGATGTTTAATTTCATTAGCTTACTCGGATGGTCTCCGGTTGGGGAAGAAGAGATGTTCACACAAGCGCAACTGATTGAAATTTTTGATCCAGAACGTCTATCTACTTCTGCTGCAATCTTTGACCAACATAAACTGAAATGGATGAATAACGAGTACATTAAAGCAGCGGATCTTGATAGAGTTATTGATCTTGCATTGCCGCATTTAATAAAAGCAGGAAAACTGCCAGAGGAAATGGATGAAGAAACTCGTCAATGGGCAGAAAATGTGATCTCGCTTTATCGTGAACAGTTACGTTATGGTGCGGAGATTGTTGAACTTACAGAACTATTTTTCCAAAAAGAACTTTCTTATGATGAAGCAGCATGGGAAGTGCTTAATGGGGAACAAGTTCCGGAAGTGCTACAAGTTTTTACGGATAAGTTGATTCACTTGGAATCGTTTGATAAAGACTCTATAAAAGCTCAATTTAAAGCAACACAGAAAGAAACTGGTCATCGTGGTAAAAAATTATTCATGCCAATTCGTGTTGCGACAACTGGTCAAATGCATGGCCCTGAACTGCCATTTGCGATTGAGTTACTAGGTAGAGACATTATTCTTGATCGATTGGATAAACTATTGAAAGAAATGGGAGCATAA
- the cysE gene encoding serine O-acetyltransferase, with protein sequence MGIFKMMKEDMDVVFEQDPAARTYVEVMLTYSGLHAVWSHRVAHWFYNKRLLFIARVISQLSRFFTGIEIHPGAKIGRRLFIDHGMGVVIGETCEIGNNVTIFQGVTLGGTGKEKGKRHPTLKDNALIATGAKVLGAITIGENSKVGGGSVVLKDVPDNSTVVGVPGQVVVQDGKRVRRDLDHHKIPDPVSDKCENLQTQIDELTAEIASLKEERRTLENDHSNI encoded by the coding sequence TTGGGTATTTTTAAAATGATGAAAGAGGATATGGATGTTGTATTTGAGCAGGACCCAGCTGCTAGAACGTATGTTGAAGTAATGCTTACGTATTCGGGATTACATGCTGTATGGTCACATCGTGTTGCCCATTGGTTTTATAATAAGCGATTATTGTTTATTGCACGTGTGATTTCACAATTAAGTCGGTTTTTCACTGGAATCGAAATCCATCCTGGAGCAAAAATAGGCCGTCGATTATTTATTGATCATGGGATGGGAGTTGTCATCGGAGAAACATGTGAGATAGGCAATAATGTTACCATTTTTCAAGGAGTAACCCTTGGTGGTACCGGTAAAGAAAAAGGTAAACGCCATCCGACTCTAAAGGATAATGCGCTGATTGCAACTGGCGCCAAAGTACTTGGTGCGATTACGATTGGTGAAAATTCAAAAGTCGGTGGCGGATCAGTCGTGCTCAAGGATGTCCCAGATAATTCCACGGTTGTAGGTGTTCCTGGGCAAGTAGTCGTACAAGATGGAAAAAGAGTACGAAGAGACCTCGATCATCATAAAATACCAGATCCTGTCTCTGATAAGTGTGAAAATTTACAGACACAAATAGACGAGTTAACAGCGGAAATTGCTTCGTTGAAAGAGGAAAGGAGAACTTTAGAAAATGACCATTCAAATATATAA
- the cysS gene encoding cysteine--tRNA ligase produces MTIQIYNTLTRQKETFKPMEEGKVKMYVCGPTVYNYIHIGNARPAIVFDTVRRYLEYRGFDVDYVLNFTDVDDKIIKTAKEVGEEVPALADRFVNAYLEDVGALGVKKATKNPRVMDTMDDIIAFISALIDKGYAYEADGDVYFKPRSFDSYGKLSHQSIDELRSGARIQVGEKKEDPLDFALWKKAKDDEIAWKSPWGEGRPGWHIECSAMVKKHLGDTIDIHAGGQDLTFPHHENEIAQSEAMNGKPFANYWMHNGYINIDNEKMSKSLGNFVLSRDLIQAHDPRVLRFFMLSVHYRNPINFTEELLESAKTSLERIQTAYHNLSHRRDSSLNLTNNDAKWLQMVEAAMSNFEQDMDDDFNTANAISVLFDLSKEANVYLQEHQTSTKVIDAFQDAIAQILTVLGINILEDEEILLDETIEALIEERNEARKNRNFSRADEIRDMLKEKSIVLEDTPQGVRWKRGK; encoded by the coding sequence ATGACCATTCAAATATATAATACGTTAACAAGACAAAAAGAAACGTTTAAACCAATGGAAGAGGGAAAGGTAAAAATGTATGTATGCGGCCCAACCGTGTATAACTACATCCATATTGGTAATGCAAGACCCGCGATTGTGTTTGATACCGTTCGACGATATTTAGAATATAGAGGATTTGATGTAGATTATGTATTAAACTTCACGGATGTTGATGATAAAATCATTAAAACGGCAAAAGAAGTCGGTGAAGAAGTTCCCGCACTTGCGGATAGATTTGTAAATGCGTATTTAGAAGACGTTGGAGCACTTGGAGTAAAAAAAGCTACAAAAAACCCGAGAGTAATGGATACGATGGATGATATTATTGCTTTCATTTCAGCCTTAATTGATAAAGGCTATGCGTATGAAGCGGATGGAGACGTGTATTTTAAACCAAGATCCTTTGACTCTTATGGCAAATTATCTCATCAATCAATTGATGAATTACGTTCTGGAGCACGCATTCAAGTAGGAGAGAAGAAAGAAGATCCACTTGATTTTGCATTATGGAAGAAGGCAAAAGACGATGAAATTGCTTGGAAATCTCCTTGGGGGGAAGGAAGACCGGGTTGGCATATTGAATGCTCGGCAATGGTAAAGAAACACTTAGGGGATACGATTGATATTCATGCTGGTGGGCAGGATTTAACCTTCCCACATCATGAAAATGAAATAGCGCAATCGGAAGCAATGAACGGGAAGCCTTTTGCAAACTATTGGATGCATAATGGGTATATTAATATTGATAATGAGAAAATGTCGAAGTCACTCGGTAACTTTGTACTTTCAAGAGACTTAATCCAAGCGCATGATCCAAGAGTGTTACGCTTCTTTATGTTATCTGTTCATTATCGTAATCCAATTAACTTTACAGAAGAACTACTTGAGAGTGCAAAAACGAGCTTAGAACGGATTCAAACAGCTTATCATAATCTGTCTCATCGACGCGATTCAAGCTTAAATCTAACTAACAATGATGCTAAGTGGCTGCAAATGGTAGAAGCTGCAATGAGTAATTTTGAACAAGATATGGACGATGATTTCAATACAGCTAATGCAATTTCTGTTTTATTTGATTTATCGAAAGAAGCGAATGTTTATCTTCAAGAACATCAAACTTCTACTAAAGTTATAGATGCTTTTCAAGATGCGATTGCACAGATTCTAACAGTATTGGGAATTAATATTTTAGAAGATGAAGAAATATTACTTGATGAAACAATTGAAGCGTTAATTGAAGAAAGAAATGAAGCCCGTAAAAACCGCAATTTCAGTAGAGCAGATGAGATTCGTGATATGCTCAAAGAAAAAAGTATAGTACTCGAAGATACTCCACAAGGTGTTCGTTGGAAAAGAGGTAAGTAA
- a CDS encoding Mini-ribonuclease 3 — protein sequence MKQSDVKQLKSLALAYIGDSIYELYIREYLLEHGTVNPNKLHQSATSYVAGKTQAMVILRWLEVDGFLTEEEQKVVSRGRNAKSGSVPKNISVQTYRYSTAFEALIGYHYMLKNQGRLEELIQKAIQYVEERRDNHGQ from the coding sequence ATGAAACAAAGTGATGTGAAGCAGCTAAAAAGCCTTGCCCTTGCTTATATAGGTGATTCTATTTATGAATTATATATTCGAGAATATCTTTTAGAACATGGTACGGTAAATCCTAATAAGTTACATCAGTCTGCAACATCGTATGTCGCGGGAAAAACTCAGGCAATGGTCATTTTACGTTGGTTGGAAGTTGACGGATTTCTTACCGAAGAAGAACAAAAAGTTGTTTCTCGGGGAAGGAATGCTAAATCGGGTTCGGTACCAAAAAATATAAGTGTCCAAACGTATCGGTATAGTACCGCGTTTGAGGCACTAATTGGGTATCATTATATGTTGAAGAACCAAGGTCGATTAGAAGAACTTATTCAAAAAGCAATTCAATACGTGGAAGAAAGGAGAGATAACCATGGACAATGA
- the rlmB gene encoding 23S rRNA (guanosine(2251)-2'-O)-methyltransferase RlmB: MDNEVIMGRNPVIEALKSGRSVNKVMVTEQIQGSTFQKINQLAREAGTIVQKVPRSKLDQMELGNHQGVIAYVASYTYATLDDLFNRANERGEDPFFILLDELEDPHNLGSILRSADATGVHGVIIPKRRSVGLTATVAKTAAGAIEHIPVVRVTNMSNTIDELKERHVWIVGTEAEADEDYRKLDGSLPIGIVIGNEGKGMSRLVRKKCDWTVGLPMVGQVSSLNASVACGLLLYEVYRKRYSLGDQ, encoded by the coding sequence ATGGACAATGAAGTCATTATGGGAAGGAACCCAGTTATAGAAGCTTTGAAGTCTGGGCGATCAGTGAATAAAGTAATGGTTACAGAGCAAATACAAGGTTCCACATTTCAAAAAATTAATCAATTAGCAAGAGAGGCTGGAACAATTGTACAAAAGGTGCCACGTTCAAAATTAGATCAGATGGAATTGGGGAATCATCAAGGAGTGATAGCATATGTAGCTTCTTATACGTACGCCACATTAGACGATTTATTTAATCGGGCAAATGAACGTGGAGAGGACCCCTTCTTTATCTTATTAGATGAATTAGAAGACCCCCATAACTTAGGTTCGATATTACGAAGCGCAGATGCAACAGGTGTCCATGGTGTTATTATTCCTAAACGACGTTCTGTTGGATTAACCGCAACTGTAGCAAAAACAGCAGCAGGAGCAATAGAACATATTCCAGTTGTGCGTGTAACCAATATGTCTAACACCATTGATGAATTAAAAGAACGACATGTTTGGATTGTTGGAACTGAAGCGGAAGCAGATGAAGACTATCGAAAATTAGATGGATCGTTACCTATTGGTATCGTTATTGGTAACGAAGGTAAAGGTATGAGTCGTCTCGTTCGAAAAAAATGTGACTGGACAGTGGGCTTGCCGATGGTCGGACAAGTATCTTCACTCAATGCGTCGGTAGCTTGTGGGCTTTTACTTTATGAAGTCTATCGTAAACGTTATTCTCTCGGGGATCAGTAA
- a CDS encoding NYN domain-containing protein — MKEVLIVDGYNVIGAWGELQRLKEKDIGQARDRLIEVLAEYQAFTGKHVILVFDAYYVRGVENKQQKFNIEIIYTKEKETADECIEKLVKEVKNIQTQVYVATSDYAEQRTIFGQGALRKSARELLIEVQDMDREIHISLEVHRKTKPQAKIKIDKEIMEKFEQMRRGE; from the coding sequence ATGAAAGAAGTCTTGATTGTCGATGGATATAACGTAATTGGTGCTTGGGGAGAATTACAACGGCTTAAGGAAAAAGATATTGGTCAGGCAAGAGATCGACTCATTGAAGTGTTAGCGGAATATCAAGCTTTTACTGGAAAGCATGTGATTCTCGTTTTCGATGCTTATTATGTACGTGGTGTAGAGAATAAACAACAAAAATTTAACATTGAGATTATTTATACGAAAGAAAAAGAAACGGCAGACGAATGTATCGAAAAATTGGTTAAAGAAGTGAAAAACATCCAAACTCAAGTCTATGTAGCGACCTCGGATTACGCAGAACAACGGACTATTTTTGGACAAGGTGCACTTCGTAAATCTGCTCGAGAGTTACTTATAGAAGTGCAAGATATGGATAGAGAGATTCATATTAGTTTAGAAGTCCATCGAAAAACAAAACCACAAGCAAAAATAAAAATTGATAAAGAAATCATGGAAAAGTTCGAACAAATGCGAAGAGGGGAATAG
- the sigH gene encoding RNA polymerase sporulation sigma factor SigH produces MVNIGQIDTTNKGLEQLDDTDLLKFIRQGNSHALDLLIQRYISFVRGKARTYFLVGADKEDIIQEGMIGLYKAIRDYDVDKLSSFKAFAELCVTRQIITAIKTATRQKHIPLNSYVSLDKPIYDEESDRTLLDIIGGSIDVDPQELLISQEDYGTLEHKLSKLLSDLEKKVLQLYLDGRTYQEISEHLNRHVKSIDNALQRVKRKLEQLMESNGVSL; encoded by the coding sequence TTGGTGAATATCGGGCAAATAGACACGACCAACAAGGGATTAGAACAGCTTGATGATACTGATTTGCTAAAATTCATTCGTCAAGGGAATAGTCATGCGCTAGACCTCCTTATACAACGATACATTAGTTTTGTACGAGGAAAAGCACGGACATATTTTTTGGTGGGTGCTGATAAAGAGGACATTATTCAAGAGGGGATGATTGGTCTTTATAAAGCAATACGTGATTATGATGTGGACAAGCTCTCCTCTTTTAAAGCATTTGCAGAATTATGTGTAACAAGACAAATTATTACGGCAATAAAAACAGCAACCCGTCAAAAACATATTCCATTAAATTCATACGTTTCTTTGGACAAGCCAATTTATGATGAAGAATCAGACAGAACTTTGCTAGACATAATAGGTGGATCCATCGATGTCGATCCACAAGAATTATTGATTAGTCAAGAAGATTATGGAACGTTGGAACACAAATTATCGAAATTATTAAGCGACTTAGAAAAGAAAGTATTGCAATTATATTTAGATGGACGCACATATCAAGAGATATCAGAGCATTTAAACCGTCATGTGAAGTCGATTGATAATGCGCTCCAGCGAGTAAAACGAAAACTAGAGCAACTGATGGAATCGAATGGAGTTTCATTGTAA
- the rpmG gene encoding 50S ribosomal protein L33, with product MSTKITLACAVCSSRNYSTKKNVSNQSTRLEVKKYCKTCGKHTLHRETK from the coding sequence ATGAGTACAAAAATCACATTGGCATGTGCTGTATGTTCAAGCAGGAATTATTCGACAAAGAAAAATGTATCCAATCAATCTACAAGATTAGAAGTAAAAAAGTATTGCAAAACATGCGGGAAACATACATTACATCGCGAGACGAAATAA
- the secE gene encoding preprotein translocase subunit SecE → MFKFLRNVSREMKKVSWPKGKELRNYTVVVISTVIFMAVFFFVVDLGISQILNAFFE, encoded by the coding sequence ATGTTTAAGTTTTTAAGAAATGTATCTAGAGAGATGAAAAAGGTAAGTTGGCCAAAAGGAAAGGAACTTAGAAATTACACTGTGGTCGTTATTTCTACAGTAATTTTCATGGCTGTATTCTTTTTTGTCGTAGATTTAGGGATTTCTCAAATTTTAAATGCATTTTTTGAATAA
- the nusG gene encoding transcription termination/antitermination protein NusG, with amino-acid sequence MEKNWYVVHTYSGYENKVKMNLEKRVESMGMEDKIFRVIVPEDEEAEIKNGKKKMVKKKSFPGYVLTEMVMTDDSWYVVRNTPGVTGFVGSSGHGAKPTPLMPGEIDVVLKRMGVSEPTVQVDFEIKENVRVTDGPFTDFTGSIEHIDTDKQKIKVHVNMFGRETPVELDFSQVEKLS; translated from the coding sequence ATGGAGAAAAATTGGTATGTCGTTCATACTTACTCAGGGTATGAAAACAAAGTAAAAATGAATCTAGAAAAACGTGTTGAATCAATGGGGATGGAAGATAAGATCTTTCGAGTAATTGTCCCAGAAGATGAAGAGGCTGAGATCAAAAACGGCAAGAAGAAAATGGTGAAGAAAAAGTCATTCCCCGGATATGTGTTAACCGAGATGGTGATGACAGATGATTCATGGTATGTCGTTCGTAATACACCAGGTGTAACTGGATTCGTAGGTTCTAGTGGACATGGTGCAAAACCAACTCCACTAATGCCTGGCGAGATTGATGTAGTACTAAAACGTATGGGTGTATCTGAACCAACGGTACAAGTAGATTTTGAGATAAAAGAAAATGTCCGCGTTACAGATGGACCGTTCACGGACTTCACAGGGTCTATCGAACATATAGATACGGACAAGCAAAAAATTAAGGTGCATGTAAATATGTTTGGTAGAGAAACTCCAGTAGAACTAGACTTTTCACAAGTAGAAAAATTATCATAA
- the rplK gene encoding 50S ribosomal protein L11, with the protein MAKKVIKLVKLQIPAGKANPAPPVGPALGQAGVNIMGFCKEFNARTQDQAGMIIPVEITVFEDRSFTFITKTPPAAVLLKKAAGIESGSGEPNKNKVASVKRDQVKEIAETKMPDLNAADVDAAMRMVEGTARSMGITIED; encoded by the coding sequence GTGGCTAAAAAAGTAATTAAATTAGTTAAATTGCAAATCCCAGCTGGTAAAGCTAACCCAGCGCCGCCGGTAGGACCAGCACTAGGTCAAGCAGGTGTTAATATTATGGGATTCTGTAAAGAATTCAACGCTCGAACACAAGATCAAGCGGGTATGATTATTCCTGTTGAAATTACGGTATTCGAGGACCGTTCATTTACATTTATTACTAAGACTCCACCGGCAGCAGTACTATTGAAAAAAGCAGCTGGAATCGAGTCTGGTTCTGGTGAGCCAAACAAAAACAAGGTCGCTTCTGTTAAACGCGATCAAGTTAAAGAAATCGCTGAAACGAAAATGCCTGATTTAAACGCAGCTGACGTTGATGCGGCAATGCGTATGGTAGAAGGAACTGCACGCAGTATGGGAATCACGATTGAAGACTAA
- the rplA gene encoding 50S ribosomal protein L1, protein MAKIGKKHQEALKLVDRSKSYEIKEAVELAKKAAKANFDETVEAAFRLGVDPKKADQQIRGAMVLPHGTGKTQRVLVFAKGEKAKEAEAAGADYVGEADYINKINQGWFEFDVIVATPDMMAEVGKLGRVLGPKGLMPNPKTGTVTFEVEKAVNDIKAGKVEYRVDKSANIHVPIGKISFDDQKLVDNFVALTEQLVKVKPQSSKGIYMKNVSITSTMGPGIKVDVSNYR, encoded by the coding sequence ATGGCAAAAATCGGTAAGAAGCATCAAGAAGCATTAAAGCTTGTTGATCGCTCTAAATCATATGAAATTAAAGAAGCTGTTGAATTAGCTAAAAAAGCAGCTAAAGCAAATTTTGATGAAACTGTAGAAGCGGCTTTCCGTCTTGGCGTAGATCCTAAGAAAGCAGACCAACAAATCCGCGGTGCTATGGTGTTACCACACGGCACTGGGAAAACACAACGTGTATTGGTATTTGCTAAAGGTGAAAAAGCGAAGGAAGCAGAAGCTGCTGGCGCAGATTATGTAGGTGAAGCAGACTACATTAACAAAATCAACCAAGGTTGGTTTGAATTTGATGTAATCGTAGCTACACCTGATATGATGGCTGAAGTAGGGAAACTTGGTCGTGTGCTTGGACCAAAAGGTTTAATGCCAAACCCTAAAACTGGTACAGTAACATTCGAAGTTGAGAAAGCTGTTAACGATATTAAAGCTGGTAAAGTAGAATATCGAGTAGACAAGTCAGCAAACATTCACGTACCGATCGGAAAAATTTCTTTTGATGATCAAAAATTAGTGGATAACTTCGTTGCATTAACAGAACAATTAGTAAAAGTGAAACCTCAATCTTCTAAAGGTATTTACATGAAGAACGTTTCTATCACTTCTACTATGGGACCTGGAATTAAAGTAGATGTTTCTAACTACCGTTAA